The DNA region GGGTTGCCCGCGTCCGCGAAGATCAACGCGATCAGCATGTCGTTCCACACCCACAGGAACTGGAAGATGCCGAGCGAGGCGATCGCGGGCGCGCCGAGCGGCAGCACCACGCGCAGGAAGAGCCGCAGCTCACCGGCCCCGTCGAGCCGGGCCGCCTCCAGGAGCTCGCGCGGGATCTCCGCGAAGAAGTTCCGCAGCAGGAAGATCGCGAACGGCAGGCCGAAGGCGGTGTGGAAGAGCACCACACCCGTCGTCGACTCGAAGATCCCGATCTCGCCGAACAGCTTCGCCACCGGCAGCAGCGCCACCTGCACCGGCACCACGAGCAGGCCCACCACGCCGAGGAACCACCAGTCGCGGCCCGGGAACTCCATCCACGCGAACGCGTAGCCCGCGAGCGAGCCGATCACCACGACGAGCAGCGTCGCCGGCACCGTGATCGCCAGGCTCGTCAGGATCGAGTCGGTGATCGTCTCGTCCTTGAGCAGGTTGGAGTAGTTCTCGAAGGTCAGCTGCGAGGGCTTGGAGAAGACCTTCCACCAGCCGCTCTCGCTCATGTCCTGCGTCGTCCGCAGCGAGCCGAGCATGAGGCCGAGCGTCGGCACCAGCCAGAACAGGCCCACCACGACGAGGAAGACCCGCAGCACACCGCCGCTGACGACCGCGGCGATCCGCCCGCCGAGGGACTGCTCGGCCTTCACGACCTGGACGGGGGACGCCTTGGCCGTCTCACTGCTCGTGGTCATCGCCGCGCCTCCCGCCGCATCCTGCGCATGTTGAACAACATCACCGGAATCACCAGCAGGAACAGCAGCACTGCGATCGCGCTCGCCACGCCCGCGTCCCGGTCGCCGAACGCCGAGTTGTACAGCTGCACCGCGAGGACGTTCGCCTCGTCCTTCGACGAGCCCGGCGGGATCACGAAGACCAGGTCGAAGATCTTCATCACGTTGATCATCAGCGTGACCACGACGACCGCGAGCACCGGCGCGAGCAGCGGCACCGTCACACGACGGAACACCTGCCACTCATTGGCCCCGTCCACGCGCGCCGCCTCCAGGAGCTCACGCGGCACGCTCGCGAGCCCGGCCGCGATCAGGACCATCGCGAACCCGGCCCACATCCAGATGTAGCTGCCGATGATGGCGGGCGTGATCAGGGACGGGCCGAGCCAGTCCACGCCGTTGTACGGCTCACGGAAGTTCGACGCCGGATAGCGCAGTTGAGCCCCGTCGGCCTCCTTGGGCAGGCTGAACGTGCCGTCCGCCGCGGCCTTCGTCGAGGCCACCACCTCGCCGCCCTTGACCGCCTCGATCTTGATGCCGGGGTAGCCGAACTCCGTGGCGTCCGGCGCGTTCAGCTTCCCCCGGCCCTTGCCGCGGGTGAAGTCCTGCCAGGCCGTGCCGGTGACCTTGCCCGGGTCGGCCGCCGCGGCCTTCGCTGACTTGGCGTCGTCGGGCATCTGGTCCGGCGGCACACCGGTGAGCGGCAGCGCCACCGGCTCGCCCGCCCGCACCGGCTCCTTGGTGATGAAGGCGCCGCCGCCCGCCGGCTCCAGCGGGGAGCGGGCGCCGGGGTGGCCCCGGGGGAAGTTCGAGGACTCGGCGAACGTGTCGTGAACGCCCACCCACACGGCGTTCGCGACACCCCGGTCGGGGTCCGAGTCGTACACGAGCCGGAAGATGATGCCCGCCGCCAGCATCGAGATCACCATCGGCATGAAGATGATGAGCTTGAACGCCGTTCCCCAGCGCACCCGTTCGGTGAGGACCGCGAAGATCAGGCCGAGCGCCGTGGTCAGCGCCGGGGCCGCGACCAGCCAGATCGCGTTGTTCTTGACGGCGGTGCGGATCCCGTCGTCGGAGAACATCGTCTCGTAGTTGTCGAGACCGGTGAAGTCACCGGCCTTGTCGAAGAAGCTGCGCCCGACCGAGTAGCCGATCGGATAGAGCACGAGCGCGCCGAGCAGGACGAGGGCGGGCAGCAGGAAGAGGACCGCGACCGTCTTGCGGGTACCGGTGACGCTCCTGCGGGGACCGGCCGGGTGCCGGCCGGTCGTGGAGGTGTGCGGCGTCGCCTCGGCCGGGGGCACCGCCGCGGTGCCCCCGGCATCCGGGTTCGTCATCGCCCGGTCAGCTGTTCTTGTACGCCTTGGCCGCCGCGTCCTCCAGCGTCTGCTGGGTGCCCGCGACGTTCTTCGGGTTCTTCAGGAAGTCCTGCAGCGCCTTCCACTCGCCCTTGCCGGGCGTGCCGCCGAAGGACTGCGGGGCCTGGTCCGACATGTCGAAGCGGATGTCGTCGCCCGCCTTGATCAGGGCGTCGGCGATGCCGCGCTGCACGTCGTTCGGGTACGCCTTCAGGTCCAGGGCCTTGTTCGGCGACACGAAACCGCCCGCCTCGGCCCAGATCTTCGCGGCTTCGGGAGTGGCCAGGAACGTGAGCAGGGCCTGCGCGCCCTTGCTGTCCTTCAGCGCCACGGCCGCGTCACCGCCGACGACGGCCGGCGACTCGTCCCCGACCGCCGGGAACGGGAACACCTTCGCGTCCGTGCCCACCTCGGCCTTGGTCTCCGCGATCGACAGGGACACCATGTCGCCCTCGAAGACCATGCCCGCCTTCGGCTGGTCGCCGCCGGTGAAGGTCTGCTTCACGGACGCGGGGAACTCCGTCTGCAGGGCGCCGTCCGCGCCCCCGGCGATGAACCCCTTCTTGCCGAAGAGTTCACCGAGCGTCGTCAGGGCGGCCTTGACGGACGGATCCGTCCACTTGATCTTGTGCTGGGCGAGCTGGTCGTACTTCTCCGGACCCGCCTGCGAGAGGTAGATGTTCTCGAACCAGTCGGTCAGGGTCCACGCCTCCGCGCCGGCGACGGACATCGGCGTGACGC from Streptomyces flavofungini includes:
- a CDS encoding ABC transporter substrate-binding protein — its product is MRSTLRTRTPNTRRARRTRGAAAKIVASAAVGALALGLSACGGDDKDKDDDKAGGGGKESAATVQLPKLDGEKVSVAAVWGGAERKVFLKVLDEFEKRTGAEVSFVPAQDPIISFLESKVAGGQPPDVAMLPQVGAIEQAVANKWAKPVGPEAQKQLDKNYAQGWQDLGAVDGKQYGVYFKAANKSLVWYNTKVFENAGVQEPKTWKEFMKTSQTVYDSGVTPMSVAGAEAWTLTDWFENIYLSQAGPEKYDQLAQHKIKWTDPSVKAALTTLGELFGKKGFIAGGADGALQTEFPASVKQTFTGGDQPKAGMVFEGDMVSLSIAETKAEVGTDAKVFPFPAVGDESPAVVGGDAAVALKDSKGAQALLTFLATPEAAKIWAEAGGFVSPNKALDLKAYPNDVQRGIADALIKAGDDIRFDMSDQAPQSFGGTPGKGEWKALQDFLKNPKNVAGTQQTLEDAAAKAYKNS
- a CDS encoding carbohydrate ABC transporter permease yields the protein MTTSSETAKASPVQVVKAEQSLGGRIAAVVSGGVLRVFLVVVGLFWLVPTLGLMLGSLRTTQDMSESGWWKVFSKPSQLTFENYSNLLKDETITDSILTSLAITVPATLLVVVIGSLAGYAFAWMEFPGRDWWFLGVVGLLVVPVQVALLPVAKLFGEIGIFESTTGVVLFHTAFGLPFAIFLLRNFFAEIPRELLEAARLDGAGELRLFLRVVLPLGAPAIASLGIFQFLWVWNDMLIALIFADAGNPPITVALQQQVRFFGDNVQILAPGAFISMVIPLAVFFAFQRQFVSGVMAGAVK
- a CDS encoding carbohydrate ABC transporter permease; the encoded protein is MTNPDAGGTAAVPPAEATPHTSTTGRHPAGPRRSVTGTRKTVAVLFLLPALVLLGALVLYPIGYSVGRSFFDKAGDFTGLDNYETMFSDDGIRTAVKNNAIWLVAAPALTTALGLIFAVLTERVRWGTAFKLIIFMPMVISMLAAGIIFRLVYDSDPDRGVANAVWVGVHDTFAESSNFPRGHPGARSPLEPAGGGAFITKEPVRAGEPVALPLTGVPPDQMPDDAKSAKAAAADPGKVTGTAWQDFTRGKGRGKLNAPDATEFGYPGIKIEAVKGGEVVASTKAAADGTFSLPKEADGAQLRYPASNFREPYNGVDWLGPSLITPAIIGSYIWMWAGFAMVLIAAGLASVPRELLEAARVDGANEWQVFRRVTVPLLAPVLAVVVVTLMINVMKIFDLVFVIPPGSSKDEANVLAVQLYNSAFGDRDAGVASAIAVLLFLLVIPVMLFNMRRMRREARR